The sequence below is a genomic window from Tubulanus polymorphus chromosome 1, tnTubPoly1.2, whole genome shotgun sequence.
AATCATTTCCAACGTACGTTTTGAATCATTGGATAACGTGTCAGTCTTACTGGAAGTTCATGGTATTATGGAATACGAATGAGTTGTTTGACACGAGCGTGCGCACCAAGGATATAATTGACCTGTGCGATATTATGATCGACGTAATTGATCAAAAGGAGCTTTTCCTCGCGCATTTTTCGCACGATATTTGCAACATGAACCCGTATGTGCTGTTGTACATCATCGAAAAGGGTTGCGGCGTTTTGCGCGATATTCCTGTAAATGTCATTAGCGATTTGCTCTCGTGTCGAAAACCCGATCTCGGAATGATACGTTTCATGCGCGACTGCGGTTACGATATCTATACAACAGTCATCAAATCGGTGAATGATTCCGACAGTTTCTGCGATTCTATTGCAGCGACGGCAAAAATTCTCGTCTCTACACCGTTATCGTTGCAGTGTTTATGTCGTGTCGTTGTCCGGCGACAACTGTTTCTCGTCCATCGATGGTCGGGATTTACGCAAAAAATTGCCGAGTTAATGCTGCCAAATACCGTGAAATCATTTCTCACGTTCGAGGGAAATACTTTTTAAGCCTATGGATACTGTTAGGCCCTGAAATAAAATTATGATCGCATAGCATTCCATAAATTTTTGTAAATCATAGACTACTTTGCTTCTCATGTGATATATGCTGTTTGCTGATACGGCTATGCTCACCACCAATCTTGTTAGCCCCAGTATAGGGGCAGACAGGTTTTGGCTTGCATATCATGTTTGCAGTGACACTTTAAATCCACAAATTAAGCATAGCAAGAATTGTTATGAACTTTTACTGAAAAAACTGTCTACAGATAAATGCTCTATGGATAAAAAGTGAACACATAATATTGTGATTCCTAGTGACGTAGTAGGCCTACTGCAAATTATGATATGCATTGcattaataaattattgtcATTCCAATTCCatgttttgataaataaaagaaatgaaatcgatTTAAAATGCATATACTGGTTATTtattcacaaaaaggttttgaAATACACAGCACTGAACCATTCTGAGCCACAAGTAATGGCCCGTAATATCACAGAATGTTTGATGTCTGTTATGTTTAGCTGACGATAGCTTTCTCCAGCATAAGTTGTCGACTCTGCGGTAAAGAATCGTATAAGTCAAATCCGAGATCACTGGCTTCATTTGCTTTCAAGTAGAATAAAACGTGATGACCAAATTCCTGTCAGATAGAAGAATATAAACATTAGTTTATGCTATTCACTAGAACATCTACAATTGATTCTGCACTACTTGTTAACATTGATTTGAAATGACAAAATTTGATGGTCGCTTGGCTGGGTTCCAAAAAGAGGACACCTCTGCTCATAGCTGCCTCAGTTTCCAAATTCCCTATCTTTATGCATTGTTTTCCCCGGTTCTTCAAAACAAACCAAAAATGAAGGTCCCAACTACCGGATTAGATGGTGTCTACTGTAACGgaaatttttagcccacttgggactttagtcccagcgggctattgcattcacttttcgtccatcgtccgtccgtccctccgtagacggaatccagttattttggaaagttttgaagacgcttcaaagtaatgtcttgatatttggttcatACATGTacctaccctagacacatcttcagcccaaaaactggccctgccaaaatcagcatgttttacacatttttgaacgttttgagggaaattttgaagactcttaaatcaattaccttgatctttcgtaaatatttgaatccccaAAGGGCCCATcaccataagaaaaattgggtcgatcgaactcaagatggccatcctgtgacctttttagtgcccaaaaatgtaaattttggcccgaattctgagttctgtagcttcctactggtttgccatttctcattgcaatttgtgatatgattatggtgagtttcaatgtcattgggctttgcatatggtcaccagggggcgctgaatagtagaataacttagtatttccatatcatattggtacctaggcatattttgttaccccaatcaattacaaaattgtagctgctgacatgtgctatgattgtggtgagtttcaaggtcattggattttttcaaggtcattagatgggcattgaatattgaaattgttagatcatctgaaaccacttcccaagtgggcatggtgtccctggacccctagtgtGTTTAGTTGCTATTGGTCATTTTCAATAACTACATCAATAAATACTTagccgttttaggcttaaaacATGTTTGCAAAACAGAACCCTGATCCAAGGAATAACTAGAAAGATATTtaccttatctttattgttGTTTGCatgtttcatcattttcagttttatttgCTGGTATTTTCCATCTTGTAAATAGATAAATCGATTGACATGGTGAATGGCTATGACATACATCAGCGGTGACCATTGTCTTCTCACACTTGGCATCACTAAAGCTTTGTAGTACATTTCTAGCAATTCGACATCTGATTCAACTGGTTGCAAGAAACTGTTTAGGTTGATTGGCAgctgaaaaaaagatttataatttgaagACCAAACATCTAAATAGGAGAGGGAAAATCTAGAAAGCTCCATACATACTGGCTTTAATACACACTCGCACACACAATCTTTTCTTTGCTTAACCTACGTAATGTAATTTAGTTTCATACTTGAAAATGGAAACAGAAAATTTACCTCTTTCGTTGTTAAACTCATTGCGCGAAGCACACTGGCATATTCACCCCATATAGCTCTGCGGTACTTAATATCATAACGTTGTTGAATCGGCATTAGGACAAAGGAACCAAAAACGGCATCACCAAACGACACTGCTTCGTATTGCTGTAGTAATGACGTATACCTGCAAAGAAATTGAGGGAATAGAAAGCATAATTTTGTATTAAAAGTAAAACATCAGGGTTCTTTATGTTCCAATAGTTTGTTACATCCTGCATAAAATCATGGTGAAAAGTTTTGATTATATCTGTTCAATCGAATGCATTTTTGATGAGCTTCTCTACGATATAAAAGCGAACTTACAAGTCATAGAATGAAACTATTCCAGGAATCTTCTCTTCGTAATCGGTCTGATTCTGTAGAAGTGGTTTGCAGTATTCTTTTAGCAATGCGCACAGGTAACAGTGTATGGTACTGTCAAGGAACAAGTCACTACCTAAAAGTAAACAATTTTGAAAAGCTGTATCGAGCTTAACACTTGCTACGTGGACTTGTAATGTAAATATAGCATTGCATACCAGCAATGAAACAACACATGAGTCTTGTAATTCGAGTGGCGACTGATATCTGATTCATTGTTTCCGGTCTCCATACATGAAGCATATAAATCCATCGGAGCATATAAGCGACCATACTAATCTCGGCTGAACTGATCGTGTCGGGAAGCGTCTGACTAGGGTCACTGGAATAAACGGAAACACAGTTTAGAGGAGTCAAACACATAGGTTAACATCTATCGCCATTCTACTGTACAGTGAATTTACATTTTCAACGTTTTCTGATAGAGCTGAAGTACAGGGTAGAACATCCAGTCTGTTGGCAATAATGTCTGTCCTATAGGTCCAGTTTGCATACTGTTAATACCAAAACAAATATGTTCAACAACACATCTGAAAGAGAATTTTAaaatactaattacatcatcaATAAATGCTACACGCTTCAGAGATGAAAGCTTTTTTATCACGATATGATAACGAACCTGGATTCGTAGAGacgattttgaatttctggAAATGTCTGTAGGTACATTGCTCTAATACCGATTAGGTTTTCCACGCCATCTTGCAGCAGTTGGCAACGTGTCCGATGCAATTCTTCTCGCGTAGCGCTCGGTAAACTTTTGACCGATAAGCTCAAGTCCGCTATATCGAAACTGGATAACTCATCGGACTCATTTTCCctgaagaaaataatgaatacccTAATTCAATGATTCAAGGATTATCAATAGCTCCAGGTTTAAGGCACCCCTCCCCAGATGTCGTATGATAAAATACGTGTCTCTAATGAAGAACAAGTACTGACATAAACTTACATAGACAAACGTTACAACATAACAAATGACATAAAACGACATCTACTTACATGAAGAAGTCTTTATTGAATAGCACCGTAGAAAGCAATTTGTTAGCTAAATATTCGTCACCACTTTGAAGATGAGGAAGTAAATGTAATGTGAACTGATGGacaaatttcatataaatcGTACgctgaaattaaatcaatgaaaataaagaagtgTGTTTTAACTGGTCCGTTTACTAAGTACAATGTATACGCATGTACCGGTACATACATCTGATGATGTCTGAAGAGCCATTTGCGCTAGAAAACACTGAACATTGAATTCAAACTTTGTGAAATAGTTTAACACAAGTGCCATCGGTCTGGAATGAACTAACAGCCTCATATACTGTAGAGTGTCGTCATCGGTCAGTACAAGTGGAAATAACTGTGATGAAAAAAACATGCAAATTTTTTGATGATATCATACAAATGAAGATGATTCTTAGCGATTTTTATTCATAGATACGACTTTGTTTTGATTGTAGTAGCTGGTTTATCTAATTTTTCCAAAGACCATACCTTGTCTATCATGCCCTTGTGAAGACTTCCTAACTCAAGCAGTAAACGTAGTACAGCTAAGATAAAATTATAAGGCGATACTTCAGTTAAGACAGGGGTCAAAAGAATAGATTTCTCCATGAGAGTGGATGATGGCTGCAACCGATTGCTTTTGAAATCCACTGGTTCGACTATCGCGCCGTAATCGGGATTGTTATCGCAGCGTTCACGAGACTGACGCAACGTCGACGACAGCTGTGACGAATATCGCCTATATAAGAAAAAGTGAAATGAGACTTCATTTGAGTCGTTCATAGCACCCAGTTTCGTGACATTGCCTATTCAACAAACCTTAACCCAATATAATGTGATTTCATCGCCTGGCAATTCAGACATGGTCGAAGTAAAAGGCTGAAATCTTCTGCTAATTGAGTAACCTCAACAGCATTGTAGCCTGGCTATAAAAAGACATGTTTATGTTATTCAGTTTATGTTAGAGTAAGAGCTGGCAAATATGAACAGGCGTTTATTTTAAGAAGTGAACAAAACCTCACCTGAGTTTGTATTCTTGATAAGTAAGAGGATAGCAAATTTAACAACGAGGATAACAGCATAGTGTCCATcctctacaaaaaaaaaattccaaattttgactcgtAAATCCATTCTGAAAAATTTTATTGACACCCAACTTATTGGTtgtaatgaagaaattaaatcgattaagAGTTCAagactttttcgtgaaacccTGTCCAGTATTTGCTCATTAAGGTAAAATATTTTGGTTCTGAATGGTTATATCCGTagtatgtgataataaagtaCCGTATGATAATAAAGTACTGTATGTACCTTTGCAGGTGTTGTCAGTTGTGAAAAACTACGCAGAGCTTTTTCAACATTGAGTAGAACTGGTTGCAGTAAGCCAGCTACTTGGCTCCATTGAATTGCTGGACCAGCCAGCTCTTCATCATCAGCATCTACATCCATATTATCAGCATCCAGTGATCTGAACATAAAACATACCAGTATATTCATTTCTGATGAAGTTTATGCACCTTATATTTATGACTGTCGAGACAATTGCAAACGAACAATTGAGTTGTGTAGCGCAAGCTGACACTAATCTATTTAcacaaaatacctaaatttGACTTTCTTTGAAGGATTTGGTGAACTAGCAGTGAGAACCATTGCCTCGAGTAAACACAGAATAGAGGCAGCCTGCGTAATCTCTAGTGGATCATGTTCATTTGACATCGATGAGACTTGCtgcaattttttcatcaatacCGCATACAATTCACTAGAATTACACAATCACATTAGAATTTATGGGTATTGCTGAATATTCTTTTTGGGAATCCAGATTTCTCACTGGATGGAATAACCTACCTAAATGATTCTGTTGCTAACCCATAACATGTAAGCACCGTCCATGTCCTATAGCTTTCGATCACTAAATTAAAGGCCTCCGAGTGGGGTAATTCCAGATCGCTGAAAAAGATTGTACATTTACTTTGATATCAGTGCAGATATGCTATAGTATCCAAGTTTTTTATGTATTCAATGGGTTATTGAAATGCTAAGATGATTCAAACAGAACTTACCTTGTTTCTACAGCAACATATCGAGTTATACAGTTCATcagtttatattttgaaaccTACGAATGGAATAAACATGATAAACTAAGTCCTACACTAAAATGAATCTATGATTAATTAAATTAGATTAAGCCATGTATCAATAGCTCTGTCATAGAACACTGTCAGCTTCTTAAAACAGAAATGAGAGGACTCACCAGCATAGCAGCCATATGTCTTCCCATTGAACAGATAATTCGAACGAATTTCATAGCAGTTGGGACAGGAATTCCGTAGACTGAAGTCACCGGCGATGTTACCGATTTCCAAACGACGGGCAGAAATTCTACCATTATGCAATCGATCAATGTAGAGTTCGTGAAGATCTACAAAGTATCCAAAGGGAAATGCGAAAATGAAGAATACGTTTTGAGTAAATTATATACAAGTCATTTCAGAACAAGAAATGGAATTGCTTACAGATATGTTGTCGACAAGAATGAAGAAATCAATACCTGATAAGCGGTTTGCTTAGAATGCCGGGCGATTCTGATTAGTACTTCCAGCGCCTGTATCACTGAGTCAGGAGGTGgtttacatgtacatattatGTACTTCAGACGTTCAATAAGCATCATTCTCAATAAGCCctaaaacaataatttgtcCGTAAGTGATATCTTCAGTACTGGTATGCCAATTCAATGTAGTTGCGAAAAACAAAATCGTTTACTTTGATGAGATCTTCCTTGACCACATCGGCATCAGTTTTCTGCGGCTTCTCTGGGTCGTCATCATCTttgttatcatcatcatcatcatcatcatcat
It includes:
- the LOC141901799 gene encoding RNA polymerase II-associated protein 1-like, which produces MQRPTTKETEEDLLALQEAFLSGKVTPAATVVKRADKHKLSDEVLKDSKLTKDIVQLDGLPSTLPAPPVNKPPAKKSRFKEQRSKTDLEQDEEIDDPESRLDRHDRHISKILTEIVERDTTEIPISVPIGIKGHAFPKPFQIGEHQHHPAEKGSKKKSLFAQSLTKMSPEELGVVVRTQKTSRFSNKTHSCFQKASGNDKNSAVSSQGDEVEPDIAKDMETIHKENVEKLTAMSESEILEEQKNLMETLDPKIVEFLKAKHARKSESEVHPKIEIMDSTSKNITFSEELRPNNERKEANDHGIPLPVKPSKDWVNMNKMEQDKLEWMMKDLPLPDAADSKKATQARFNLQGEVLSSDADIPIHLGLHHHGDEPERAGYSLEDLFQLARSAIVQQRILALNVLTKIITNAKLGMFTSSLAKCLVPTLLDAGITFLIRWALDDSTESVMCAALQTLHALMTNSIDEECIDSVFTWYRGREFSTLQPVIEDDDDDDDDDDDDDNKDDDDPEKPQKTDADVVKEDLIKGLLRMMLIERLKYIICTCKPPPDSVIQALEVLIRIARHSKQTAYQIFTNSTLIDCIMVEFLPVVWKSVTSPVTSVYGIPVPTAMKFVRIICSMGRHMAAMLVSKYKLMNCITRYVAVETSDLELPHSEAFNLVIESYRTWTVLTCYGLATESFSELYAVLMKKLQQVSSMSNEHDPLEITQAASILCLLEAMVLTASSPNPSKKVKFRSLDADNMDVDADDEELAGPAIQWSQVAGLLQPVLLNVEKALRSFSQLTTPAKRMDTMLLSSLLNLLSSYLSRIQTQPGYNAVEVTQLAEDFSLLLRPCLNCQAMKSHYIGLRRYSSQLSSTLRQSRERCDNNPDYGAIVEPVDFKSNRLQPSSTLMEKSILLTPVLTEVSPYNFILAVLRLLLELGSLHKGMIDKLFPLVLTDDDTLQYMRLLVHSRPMALVLNYFTKFEFNVQCFLAQMALQTSSDRTIYMKFVHQFTLHLLPHLQSGDEYLANKLLSTVLFNKDFFMENESDELSSFDIADLSLSVKSLPSATREELHRTRCQLLQDGVENLIGIRAMYLQTFPEIQNRLYESRCVVEHICFGINSMQTGPIGQTLLPTDWMFYPVLQLYQKTLKIDPSQTLPDTISSAEISMVAYMLRWIYMLHVWRPETMNQISVATRITRLMCCFIAGSDLFLDSTIHCYLCALLKEYCKPLLQNQTDYEEKIPGIVSFYDLYTSLLQQYEAVSFGDAVFGSFVLMPIQQRYDIKYRRAIWGEYASVLRAMSLTTKELPINLNSFLQPVESDVELLEMYYKALVMPSVRRQWSPLMYVIAIHHVNRFIYLQDGKYQQIKLKMMKHANNNKDKEFGHHVLFYLKANEASDLGFDLYDSLPQSRQLMLEKAIVS